One Triticum dicoccoides isolate Atlit2015 ecotype Zavitan chromosome 4B, WEW_v2.0, whole genome shotgun sequence genomic window carries:
- the LOC119294914 gene encoding uncharacterized protein LOC119294914, translating to MSSAVVFRRVRSRSSPGRFDSTRRTRPRVEEAERPAGRGEEKADVVSALPDDMLLEVFRRLPPPTGAVRCGAVCRRWRRVVSRAPGLPAPPRHFGFFRNHGPSALPPFVPTAGVALGLGFLPVSPACGVILVDCRGHRLLLHELGRHLATELNLLVCNPLEKTFVRLPPLPTAGHTVFCHTIVPGEGAEFRVLVVLFGATSPNFYILIYSSASSAWEVATGALKRPLKPDRGPTAVVGDVVYMLPSDANPKYILSVNTAKMTMSGVPLPNAEMPLYTGNNWIGKTEDGRLCFFAIREPLLLVKWVLDAPRTWTPQEPVSLRQLMTPATVGDLHGMKLSARIGEQISNGCKLVSFGGFCEGTGTLFFVMADRVVSLDIKTFKMERLWRNDDEWRPLGDVFPYEMVAWPPALKDLVKPPVNA from the coding sequence ATGTCGTCCGCGGTCGTCTTCCGCCGCGTGCGCTCGCGGTCCTCGCCGGGGCGCTTCGACTCGACGCGGCGCACGCGGCCGCGGGTGGAGGAGGCGGAGCGGCCGGCGGGCCGGGGCGAGGAGAAGGCCGACGTGGTGTCCGCGctgcccgacgacatgctgctggaGGTCTTCAGGCGTCTCcctccgccgacgggcgccgtccgcTGCGGGGCGGTGTGCCGGCGCTGGCGCCGCGTCGTGTCCCGCGCGCCCGgcctccccgccccgccccgccattTCGGCTTCTTCCGCAACCACGGCCCGTCCGCGCTGCCGCCGTTCGTCCCCACCGCGGGCGTCGcgctcggcctcggcttcctccccGTGTCGCCCGCGTGCGGCGTCATCCTCGTCgactgccgcggccaccgcctcctcctgcACGAGCTCGGCCGCCATCTCGCGACGGAACTCAACCTCCTCGTCTGCAACCCGCTGGAGAAGACGTTCGTTCGGCTGCCGCCCCTCCCCACCGCCGGTCATACGGTGTTCTGCCACACCATCGTCCCGGGGGAAGGAGCAGAGTTCCGCGTCCTCGTCGTGCTCTTCGGTGCGACCTCCCCCAACTTCTATATTCTCATTTACTCGTCTGCTTCGTCTGCCTGGGAGGTCGCCACCGGCGCGCTGAAGCGGCCCCTGAAGCCCGATCGAGGCCCCACCGCCGTCGTCGGGGACGTCGTGTACATGCTACCGTCCGATGCCAACCCCAAATACATTCTGTCTGTCAACACGGCCAAGATGACCATGTCTGGGGTGCCGCTCCCCAACGCCGAGATGCCCCTCTACACCGGCAACAACTGGATCGGCAAGACAGAGGACGGCCGTCTCTGCTTCTTTGCAATCCGGGAGCCCCTGCTTCTGGTGAAATGGGTGCTTGACGCTCCAAGGACGTGGACGCCGCAGGAGCCGGTGTCATTGCGGCAGCTGATGACCCCAGCCACGGTGGGGGACCTCCACGGCATGAAGCTCTCGGCCAGGATCGGCGAGCAGATAAGCAACGGGTGCAAGCTTGTGAGCTTTGGTGGGTTCTGCGAGGGCACCGGGACATTGTTCTTCGTCATGGCTGACCGGGTGGTTTCGCTTGACATCAAGACGTTCAAGATGGAGAGGCTATGGCGTAACGACGACGAGTGGAGGCCCCTCGGCGACGTCTTCCCGTACGAGATGGTGGCGTGGCCGCCGGCGCTCAAGGACCTGGTGAAGCCTCCGGTGAATGCATag